A genomic stretch from Seriola aureovittata isolate HTS-2021-v1 ecotype China chromosome 13, ASM2101889v1, whole genome shotgun sequence includes:
- the ebi3 gene encoding interleukin-27 subunit beta isoform X1, which translates to MAAMFGRVCVTVTLLMCVLGGQALDLLRATATSGTDRYSTPTVYCWCASYPNMTLCSWPEPANSPATHYIATYSERHSQSDIKQCNLIPPSSSSPPLNSPSSSPSSVPSEQLWHCQLPTLKLLTDYIINVTAVYSSGSSSHLASFMLEDIVKPDPPEDVRVSPQNIKDLLLEWSPPCTWANLDIFPLKYQIKYLWEIGGTSKSVNLGPVESTKVELKTLSPGNAYLFQVCAMELLGLGECSNWSSPVNVTIPRTQP; encoded by the exons ATGGCTGCAATGTTTGGccgtgtgtgtgtcactgtgactCTCCTCATGTGCGTTCTTGGAGGCCAAGCACTGGACCTGCTGAGAGCAACTGCAACATCAGGGA CAGATCGTTACTCCACTCCCACAGTGTATTGCTGGTGTGCGAGCTATCCAAACATGACTCTTTGCTCCTGGCCCGAACCTGCGAACTCCCCAGCCACACACTACATTGCCACCTACAG TGAGAGACACAGCCAGTCAGACATCAAGCAGTGCAATCTCATCCCACCCAGCTCTTCATCCCCTCCTCTGaactcaccatcatcatcaccatcatcagtcCCATCTGAACAG CTCTGGCACTGCCAACTGCCCACCCTGAAGCTTCTTACAGACTACATCATCAATGTCACAGCAGTGTATTCGAGCGGAAGCAGCTCCCATCTCGCAAGTTTTATGTTGGAGGATATTG TGAAACCAGACCCTCCTGAAGACGTCCGGGTTTCCCCTCAAAATATCAAAGACTTGCTGTTGGAGTGGTCTCCTCCGTGCACCTGGGCCAACCTGGACATCTTCCCCCTGAAATACCAGATAAAGTATCTGTGGGAAATTGGGGGAACCTCAAAATCTGTCAAT CTGGGTCCGGTTGAGAGCACCAAGGTTGAACTGAAGACGCTGAGCCCAGGGAATGCGTACCTGTTCCAGGTGTGCGCCATGGAACTGCTGGGTCTGGGCGAGTGTAGCAACTGGAGCTCACCTGTGAACGTCACCATACCAAGGACGCAGCCATAG
- the odf3l2a gene encoding outer dense fiber protein 3-like protein 2a, with translation MEEVVKKRPIISARERGPGPGRYALPPTVGYINHDFTKPSSPAYSFHSRTSSEFSLVPFDSSPGPRYHIGAKVTRFGRMETPSYSILGRGRRTESKDELFHTPGPGAYSPEKAPPLNAHRPPSYTIGARTRYRSMDAVPAPNSYSLPNLLGCQVPNKPSSASYSFSGRRKVGAPSEDLSMSPGPGKYNSTNPDIYRHRQPSFSMQSRTKRPGYSSAVPGPGAYSPEKFHVHLPKPPSFTLGVRHSEFVTPLVVDVVD, from the exons GCCCGGGACCTGGACGCTACGCTCTGCCCCCTACAGTTGGATACATCAACCATGACTTCACCAAACCCAGCAGCCCCGCATACTCCTTCCACAGCCGCACGAGCAGTGAGTTTTCAT TGGTCCCCTTTGACTCCAGTCCGGGACCAAGGTACCACATTGGCGCCAAGGTTACCCGCTTTGGCCGGATGGAGACGCCATCCTACTCTATTTTGGGCAGAGGAAGGCGCACAGAGAGTAAAG ACGAGCTGTTCCATACACCTGGACCAGGTGCCTACAGCCCAGAAAAGGCTCCGCCTCTCAATGCTCACAGACCTCCATCCTACACCATTGGCGCCCGCACCAGATACCGCTCTATGGATGCTGTACCAGCACCCAACAG CTACAGTCTTCCTAATCTGCTGGGCTGCCAGGTTCCCAACAAACCCTCCAGCGCCAGCTACAGCTTCTCAGGCCGGAGGAAGGTCGGAGCTCCGTCTGAAGATCTCTCCATGAGCCCCGGACCGGGAAAATACAACAGTACCAACCCAGACATCTACCGCCATCGCCAGCCCTCCTTCTCCATGCAGAGCCGGACTAAGAGGCCCGGTTACTCTTCCGCTGTTCCCGGACCGGGCGCGTACAGCCCGGAGAAATTTCATGTGCATCTTCCCAAACCCCCGTCCTTCACTCTGGGCGTCAGACACTCTGAGTTCGTCACCCCACTAGTGGTGGATGTAGTTGATTGA
- the ebi3 gene encoding interleukin-27 subunit beta isoform X2 codes for MAAMFGRVCVTVTLLMCVLGGQALDLLRATATSGNRYSTPTVYCWCASYPNMTLCSWPEPANSPATHYIATYSERHSQSDIKQCNLIPPSSSSPPLNSPSSSPSSVPSEQLWHCQLPTLKLLTDYIINVTAVYSSGSSSHLASFMLEDIVKPDPPEDVRVSPQNIKDLLLEWSPPCTWANLDIFPLKYQIKYLWEIGGTSKSVNLGPVESTKVELKTLSPGNAYLFQVCAMELLGLGECSNWSSPVNVTIPRTQP; via the exons ATGGCTGCAATGTTTGGccgtgtgtgtgtcactgtgactCTCCTCATGTGCGTTCTTGGAGGCCAAGCACTGGACCTGCTGAGAGCAACTGCAACATCAGGGA ATCGTTACTCCACTCCCACAGTGTATTGCTGGTGTGCGAGCTATCCAAACATGACTCTTTGCTCCTGGCCCGAACCTGCGAACTCCCCAGCCACACACTACATTGCCACCTACAG TGAGAGACACAGCCAGTCAGACATCAAGCAGTGCAATCTCATCCCACCCAGCTCTTCATCCCCTCCTCTGaactcaccatcatcatcaccatcatcagtcCCATCTGAACAG CTCTGGCACTGCCAACTGCCCACCCTGAAGCTTCTTACAGACTACATCATCAATGTCACAGCAGTGTATTCGAGCGGAAGCAGCTCCCATCTCGCAAGTTTTATGTTGGAGGATATTG TGAAACCAGACCCTCCTGAAGACGTCCGGGTTTCCCCTCAAAATATCAAAGACTTGCTGTTGGAGTGGTCTCCTCCGTGCACCTGGGCCAACCTGGACATCTTCCCCCTGAAATACCAGATAAAGTATCTGTGGGAAATTGGGGGAACCTCAAAATCTGTCAAT CTGGGTCCGGTTGAGAGCACCAAGGTTGAACTGAAGACGCTGAGCCCAGGGAATGCGTACCTGTTCCAGGTGTGCGCCATGGAACTGCTGGGTCTGGGCGAGTGTAGCAACTGGAGCTCACCTGTGAACGTCACCATACCAAGGACGCAGCCATAG